CGCCGTCGAGCGCGACCTCGGCTTTTCCATCGAGAACGACGAGATCTTCCTCCTCGCCCTCTTCCAGCCCTCCACGAAAAACCTCTTCTCCGAGATCAACGCCCATTTCAGGGACGGCAGATGCGCCCTCTCCCCGACTGCCCTCGCCGAGATGGCCCGCCTCCCTGAAGCGGCCGAGACCCTCGCCTGGATCGGGGATGCGGCCCTGAAGATCGGGGTCCTGCCCGAGATCTGGAGCCCGCGCCTCGCCGATGCCGGGCTGCTCTCAGAGCGCCGGAAGGCGTATGAGAGCAATGTGAATATGGCGCGGCTCTGCGACCGCTGGGGGCTGTACGAGCACCGGGTCCACTTCGACCCGCCGGTGGAGAAGGGCGATTGCGATCACGTGAAGGGCACCCTGGTCGAGGCCGTGCTCGGGATCGTCTTCCTCCAGTGCGGGCTCAAAGGGGTGGCACGGGCCGCCCGCCTCCTTGCGCCGTGAGAGTATATCGTATATCTTTTATTTTATGGGCTTGTCAATGATATATTGATCTGCTCCTGAACGGCCCCGGCCTGGTATCCGGGGGCGTGCAGTACCCCTCGGCCGCAGGGACCCCGGTGCGGGGGGAGGACCAGGTCTCGATCCTCCCGGCCGTTGCCGGATAATCCGATCTCTTTTTTTCTCCTCTGTCTCTCGCCCCAACGCTCTTCCCCCCTCCCGCCGAGAGGAGAGCATGGACATCGAGTTCCCGCGCTACGAGCGCAACGAGGCATGCAGGAGGATCGATCTGGAGTTCGTCGCCCGCTTCTCCGGCGCCATCCCGTCGCGGGATGAGGTGCGTGCTGAACTTGCCCTGATCTCGGGCGTCGACCCGGCGGCGATCGCCCTCGATCGCCTGAGCCCGCGGGCGAAAAAAGGTGAGATCCGGGGGAAGGGAAGGATATACGACGACCCGGCCGCGATGAAGGCCGGGGAGCGGTGATCACGCCGGAAGGGCCCGCCAGAGGTACGAGGCCCCGAAGAGGATCAGGAACACCCCGCAGGCGGCGCGGACGAGGCGGTACTGCCTGACCGAGAGGACAGTCTTTCCACCCGCCGTCCCGGCGGCGACCAGCCCGAACCACCCGAAGTCCGAGGCCCAGTGGCCGATCATGAAGGCGACGGCGACCGCCGCTCCGGCCGCCAGCCCCTCCAGCAACAGCCCGCTCCCCACCGAGAGCCACCAGAGCCAGAAGTACGGGTTTGCGGCGCTCGTGACGACCCCGGCAAGGAAGGGGCTGCCCGATGCCGCTTCTCCGGGGGCGTCGAGCACGGCGGTCCGGCTCTCCCGCACCGTGAGCCCGCCGAAGAGGATCAGGGCCAACCCGCCGACAACGGCGACCGGCACGGCCACGCTATCGGCCGCAGCGGCAAGCCCGGCGACGATCGCGAGGGCGAGGACCGCCTCGACGGCCGCATGACCCGCGGCGACGCGCGGGCCGGCCGTCCACCCGTGATCGAGCGAGCCCCTGATCGTCGCCACCAGGGTCGGGCCCGGGGCCAGGGCTCCGGAGAGGCCGATGACAAACCCGATGATCAGGGCCGGGATGATGCCGTCCATCGGTATGTATGGGACGGGAGATGAGATAAGGAGAGGGGCCGGCGCACGGCCATCCCCGGATCAGTGGACGCAGACGAAAACCAACACGATCGCCCCCGCGATCAGGGCGATCGCCCCGGCGGCCTGGACCAGCAGGAAGATGCGCGAGAGGTCCTCCCCGCTCATACCTTCATCTCCTCCCTGCGGAGGGATTTGGTATGTTTCCGCCGGTAGAGGTCCTCCCGCTCCATCTCCTCCAGGTAGTCCTCGATATAGGCGGCCGTATCGCGGAGCGATGGGATGAGCATATAGGCGAGGGCGTTCGTCCTCCTCCTGACCGTGACGATCTGGTCTGCAAGCCGGGTCATCGCCCCTTCTGCTTCGGCGCAGACCAGGGCGGCCGCAACCGCCTCCTCGCAGCGGCGGCAGGCCTCGTCCAGGGAGGCGCCCGGCGCCGCAAGGGGATAACCCGGCTCTTCGGCCGTGCGCAGGCGTTCCGGGAGAGGGATCGCCGGCACCGCCGTGCCCATCACCGTCCGCCGCCCCATCGCAATCTCACCGATGGAGGCGGTGAGGGCGAGGGCGTCTTCGAGGTCTCTGGCCCCCATGGTCATCTCAGCCCGGAGAAGCGGGCGATACGCATCTGCAAACGCCGTTTCTGCGGCTTTCCTCAGTCGCTCCCGCTCCTCCTGCAGCCGGAAAAACTCCAGCACCATGGCGTCGAGTTTCTCCTGGAGGAGTTCGTGCCCCTTCTCTGCGACGACAATCCGCTTTCTGATCTTCAGCAGTTCGATCCGGGTGGGGCGGGTCCCCGGTATGATCCGCCGGCTCACGTCCTCTCCCTCCGCGCATGGGCGGCGATCAGGGCCGGATCGATCCGTTTCAGTTCGTCGTCCGGGAACCGGGAGAGCAGACCCCATGCAAGGTCGAGGGTTTCGGTGATCGTCCGCCCGGCCGCCGCCCCCTGGCCGACGAATTCCCGTTCGAAGCGTGTGGCGAAGTCGAGGTAGAGGCGGTCTGTTGGCGTGAGCCCCTCCTCCCCGATCACCGCCACCAGGCTTTCGAGCCGCCTGCCCTTTGCATACGCCGCATACACCTGGTCCGAAACGGCGCCATGGTCCTCGCGCGTCTTCTCCTTTCCGATGCCGCCGGGCATCAGGCGGGACAGGCTTGGAAGGACGTCGATCGGCGGGTACACACTCTTCCGGTGGAGGTCGCGCGAGAGGACGATCTGCCCCTCGGTGATGTAGCCGGTGAGGTCGGGCACCGGGTGGGTGATGTCGTCGTCCGGCATGGAGATGATCGGGAGCTGGGTGATGGAGCCCTTCTTTCCCTTGATCCGCCCTGCCCGCTCGAAGATCGAGGCGAGATCGGTGTACATGTAGCCCGGGTATCCCCGGCGGGCCGGCACCTCTTCCCTGGCCGCCGAGACCTCCCGCAGCGCCTCGCAGTAGGCCGTGATGTCCTGGAGGATCACGAGGACGTGCATCCCCTCCGAGAAGGCGAGATATTCGGCCGCCGTCAGGGCGCAACGCGGGGTGACGATCCGCTCGATGGCGGGATCGTCGGCGAGGTTGGCGAAGATCACGGCGTGCTCCAGGGCCCCGGTCTCCTCGAACGCCTCCAGGAAGAACCTGGACTCCTCGCTCGTGATCCCCATCGCCCCGAAGACGATCGCAAACTCCTCGGCATCCCCGAGCACCCGCGCCTGTCTGGCGATCTGGGCGGCGAGGCGGGAGTGGGGGAGACCGGCGCCCGAGAAGATCGGGAGTTTCTGCCCTCGCACCAGGGTGTTCATCCCGTCGATTGCCGAGATCCCGGTCTCGATGCAGTCCTGCGGGAAGGCCCGCGCCGTGGGGTTGATGGAGGCGCCCGAGATCTCCCGCACCTCCTCCGGGATGACGGCGCCGCCGCCGTCCGCCGGCCTTCCGGCACCGTCGAAGACCCGCCCGAGGATCTCGGGCGAGACGGCCATGCGCAGGGGTTCGCCGGTGAACCTGACCGACGTCGCCTCGGTGTCCAGGTCCCGCGTCCCCCCGAAGACCTGCACGACGGCGAGGTCCGGGCGGCTTTCGAGCACCTGCCCCAGGCGCCGCTCCCCATCCGGAAGGCGGATCTCCACCACCTCGCCGTAGGCGGCGTCACCGACGCCCGAGACGGCCATCAGGGGCCCGGCGACCATGGTGACGGAGGTGTACTCCCGTGACGGCGAGGTCATGGTCTCCCCCCCCTGCCGAACTCTTCCTCGATGCGCCGCTCCACCTCCCCGAAGAACGCCGGGAAATCGGCGGCCGGGACCGAACCCAGGCGGGAGAGCATGCCGGTCACGGGCAGCGCCCCCACCTCTGCGGCTGAGACGCCCCTCCCCACCGCCGCCCGTCCTGCCGCCGCGTAATCCATGATCAGCCTCATCATCAGGTACTGCTTCTGCGGCGGGCAATAGGTGTCGACCGGGTCGAAGGCGTACTGGATCAAAAACGACTCCCTGACGATCCCGGCGACGAGGAGGGTGAGTTTGTCCTCCTCGGGCAGGACGTCCGGGCCGACGAGGTGGACGATCTCCTCGAGTTCGCTCTCTTTCTGGAGGATCGCCATCAGGTCGGCTCTCACCCGGTCCCAGTCCGGCCCTCCGTGCTCTTCCCACCACTCCCTGACGGCGTCGAGGTAGAGGGAATAGGACAGAAGCCAGTTCACCGCCGGGAAATGTCGTTCATGGGCGAGATCGGCGTCGAGGGCCCAGAAGACCTTGACGATCCTGAGGGTGTTCTGGGTGACCGGCTCTGAAAAGTCGCCGCCCGGCGGCGAGACCGCCCCGATCACCGAGATCGATCCGGTCGTCTCTGCGGGGCCGAGGGGCCGCACCCTTCCGGCCCGCTCGTAGAACTCCGCAAGCCTGGAGGCCAGATAGGCCGGATAACCGTGTTCGCCCGGCATCTCCTCGAGCCGCCCCGAGATCTCCCGCATCGCCTCGGCCCAGCGGGAGGTGGAGTCGGCCATCAGGGCGACGTCGTAGCCCATGTCCCGGTAGTATTCGGCGATGGTGATCCCGGTGTACACCGAGGCCTCGCGGGCGGCCACCGGCATGTTCGAGGTGTTTCCGATGAGCACCGTCCGCCCCATCAGGGGTTCGCCGGTCCTGGGGTCTTCGAGGGCCGGGAACTGGCGCAGCACGTCCGCGAGTTCGTTCCCCCGCTCCCCGCAGCCCACATAGACGATGATGTCGGCATCAGACCATTTGGCGAGCTGGTGCTGGACAACGGTCTTCCCGGCTCCGAAGGGCCCGGGCACCGCGGCCGCCCCTCCTTTGGCCATCGGGAAGAACGAGTCGATCACCCGCTGCCCGGTGATCAGGGGCTCTGTGGGGGGGAGCTTCTCCCGGATCGGCCGCGCCACCCGCACCGGCCAGTGCTGGAGCATGGAAAGGGTCACCTCCTCGCCTCCTGCGGTCCTGACGCATGCGATCCCCTCGTCGATGGTGTAGGCGCCGGGCGGTGCGATCCTGAGAAACGTCCCCTCGACCCCCGGGGGCACCAGGACGGCATGGGTGAACCGCCCCTCGGGGACCGTGCCGATCCGGGTGCCCGGCGTTGCCGTCCCTCCGGCCTGTACCTGCGGTGTGAACTCGTGCCGCCGCGTTCTGTCCAGTGCGGGCAGGGAGGCCCCCCTGATGATGAAATCACCCATCTCGTCCCTTAGCACCTGAAGGGGGCGCTGGATGCCGTCATAGACCCTGCCGAGCAGGCCGGGGCCGAGTTCGACCGAGAGAGAGGCGCCGGTCCGCTCGACCGGTTCGCCGGGTGCGATCCCGGTGGTGTCCTCGTAGACCTGGATCGTTGCGACGTCCTCGGAAAGCCCGATGATCTCCCCGATCAGGGCGGCGTTTCCTGCCCTGACCACCTCGTACATCCGTCCGCCCCGCATCCCGTCGGCCTCGATCACGGGGCCCGTGATCCTGACGATCCGCCCGCTCACCCGCTCACCCCGGGTAGACCCCTGCCTGCTACTCTCCTCACCGCTCTGGCGACAGTGTCCTCCCCGTGCACCGGGCCCGAAGGCCCGGGGACCCCGATCACCACCGGGTAGACCCCGGGGATCTGCGGCCCGGGGATGGCGGCGAGGTATCGGTCGAGCACAAGGATCACGCCGATATCTTTCTCTGCGAGTGCTCCTGTCAGTGCGTGTTCGGCCTCCTCTGCATCGGCGCAGGCGACCGCCCGGGCGATACCGCCGGCCCTGCATGCCAGTGCCATGGGGCGGTCTCCGATTGCTGTAATCCTCATGCTTCTGTCTCCTCCACGATGAGCACCCGTTCGATCTCCTCGGTCGGCGCCCCGGCCGCCACGCCGACGGCGATCGCTCTCATATTCCGCGCCTCGTAGCCGAGTGCGACGAGATGGCGGAGCAGGGGGCCGCTCTCCAGGTGGTACTGGCTGGCGATCCCCCGGGCAGCGTCCAGGATGCACCGGTCGAGGGCCGTTTCCAGTGCGGCGGCGTCGCCATCCTGCACCGCCCCGGGAAGGGCGGCGAGATACCGGTGGTAGCGCGTCCCCTCGACGGCGGCGACCAGGTCGGCGAGGTTTCCCGCCCGTTCGGCATGGAGCAGCCGCTCCCCGGTGACCTCGAAGCCGCCCTCCCTGATCAGGTGGCGTGCCGCCGCCTCCCGCCCGGTGCCGGATGCCCTGGCCCGCACGAGGGCGCGGAGATTGGCGGCGTCGACCATTCTGCCGGCGGTCTCCACCACCGGCGGCGAGAGAGAGATGTCCACCCCGCGTGCGGCCACGCCCATCTTGGTGAGGGCGGCGGCGAGAGAAAGCGCTGAAAATACGGCGGTGTCTCCTGCGGCGGCGGCATGGGCGCGGGCGAGGGTGGGGCCGAACGGCGCCTTCGCCATCCTCCTGATCGCCTCCTCCTCGCTCCCGGCATGCGCCGCCTTTCTCACGCGCTCGGGCGTGAGGGCCCCGATAGGAACGGCGCGCTCTTCGATGGCGGCGGGGGAGAGGCCGCGCCCCTTCGCCGCCACGATCGCCGCCGCCTCCCCGGTGCCGATCATCGCCGCGTATGCCACGAAGAAATGTCTGACCCCGTCAGGCACGCTCTCGATCAGGCGCATGACGGCCTCGTAGTGGTGCACCCTGACGAGCCGGTCCGCCTCCTGGCCGTCGAGACCCGTACCGGCCGGCATCCGGTGCCCGAGGGCGGCAAACCGTTCGAAGAGGTCGTGGAGATTTCCGGCCTCCAGCGCCTCCCTCACTCCTTCCCTGCCGATCATGGGGTTGCCGATCGCCCGGACCCGTGCGTCGGGCTGGGCAAAGAGAGCGATGTTCAGGATCATCCTGAAATAGCCGGCCGACGCCGCCAGGATCACCGCCACCATGACGGCGATGGAGAGCCCGGCGACGAGCATGGCTTTGCCGTTGGCCCCGGAGAGGACGGCGACGGCGATCTCCTCAAGGGCGGTCATGACGATCCTCCCTGAAGAGGATTGCAGCGGTCCTTCCGGTCAGGCCCTCCCGCATCCGTGCGATCCTGGAAGAAAAACGCTGGTCGCACCTGGACCGTCCGGCAAGCACAACAACGCCGCCGTCCGGGCCGTCGTCCTTGAGCGGTGCGATGGTGACCCCTTCGATCCGGCTGCAGGCGACGACGACTGCCCCCCTCTCCTCTTCACGGCAGAGGACGGTGATGGGGCCGCCGCCCACGACCTCGCGCCCTTCGAGGATGAGCCTCCTGAGGACGGCCGGGTAGTCGTCTGAGTCTTTGAGGGCGGCGATCTGCCGTTCGGCCTCCTCGAAGGCGCGGTCGATGCCCGCCTCCCTGCACGCCCTGAGGCGGGCGCGGGCCGAGAGGCGCGCCTGTGCGATCTCCTTTCGCCGCTGCCTGGCCGCCTCACGCCTTCCCTCGGCCATGATCTCTGCGGTCTCTCTCTCGGATGCCGCCCGCCCGTCCCTGAGGATCTGCTCTTCCCCGGCTTCGGCCTCCCTGCGGATCCCCTCCGCCTCCGCGGCGGCGTCGGCGCCGATACGTTCGATGATCTCGTCCACGCCCATTCCTGTTCAGCCCCCGAAGAGCCCGATCCCGAACATGATCAGGATCGCCACCAGCAGCCCGAAGATGGCGAAGGTCTCGGCCATCACGGCAAAGATCAGGCTCGGCCCCATCGCCCCTTCACGCTGCGCAGTCGCCCCGATCCCGGAGGCTGCGGTCATGCCCTGCCCGATCGCCGAGAGCCCGGCGAGACCGACGGCGAAACCTGAGCCGATGGCGGCAAGCCCGGCGGCTGCCGTGGCGGTGACGTCCCGCGTGATCATGCCGGTGAACGCCATGATCAGGATGGCGACGAGGAGGCCATAGATCGCCTGCGTCTCAGGGATGACGGTGAAGACAAGCCCTTTTCCGAACATCTCCTCTTTTTCGGCGGTGGCTGCGATCCCGGCCGATGCGGCGATCCCCTGCCCGATCGCCGATATCCCTGCAAAACCGACGGCGAAGCCGCAGGCGATCGAGGCGAAGCCCGCAGCAAGGGTGGCGGTGAGGTCCCGCGTGATCATGCCGGTGAACGCCATGATCAGGATGGCGACGAGGAGGCCGTATATCGCCTGCGTCTCAGGGACAACCGAGAATACGAGTCCTTTCCCGAAGGACCCCTCGTGCTCGGCGCTGGCCGCCGATCCCGCAGCGGCGGCGATCCCCTGCCCGATCGCCGATATGCCGGCGAGCCCCACGGCAAAACCGCACCCGATCGCCGCGAAACCGATCGCAATGTCGCCGACCGGATCGCCGGCGATCATGCCGGTGAACGCCATGATCAGGATGGCGACCAGGAGCCCGTATATCGCCTGCGTCTCCGGGATCACTGCAAAAACGAGCCCTTTTCCAAAACTCCCCTCGTGCTCGGCCGCCGCTGCCGTTCCCGCGGCTGCGGCGATCCCCTGCCCTATCGCCGAAAGCCCTGCGATCCCCACGGCAAGCCCGCAGCCGATCGCCGCGAGCCCGGTCGCCTCGGTGGCCACCGGCGATCCGGTCAGGAGCCCGGTGAACGCCATGATCAGGATGGCGACGAGAAGGCCGTAGATCGCCTGTGTCTCCGGGATCACCGCAAAGATCAGGCTCTTCCCCATCGCCTCGTCGCGCTCGGCGGTGGCGGCGATGCCGGCCGATGCGGCGATCCCCTGCCCGATCGCCGAGAGCCCTGAGATCCCCGCGGCCAGACCGGCGCCCAGGGCCGCCAGCCCGAGGGGGAGGGGGACGCCCTCGGTGCCGCCGCCGATCACCCCGGTGGAGAGGAGGATGAGCACGGCGACGAGGAGGCCGTACATCCCCTGGGTCTGCGGCACCGCCTGGAAGACGATCGCTTTTCCAAACTTCTCCGGCCTGACGGCGATCACGCCTGCGCCGGTCGCCCCGGCGATCCCGACACCGATCCCTGAGCCGATGGCGGCAAGCCCCACGGCGAGCCCGGCCCCGATGACGGCAAGGACGAGCCCGGCATCGACCGCCATCACTCATCCCCTCCCGTGACCTCGGTGAAAGTCCGCCTGGCCGCAAACGGCCTGAAAGGCCGGCCGCCGCTCCTGAAGAACCTCCCGAAGAACTCGACGTACTGGAGCCTGAGGGCGTGGATAAACCCGCCGAGGGCCTGGAGCACCAGGTTGCCCGCATGCCCGGCCACGGCGAAGACGACGGCGAGGACGACGAGGGCCGGGTGGACGGCGGCGATCATCCCGGCGAGGATATTGATCATCATGGCGATCCCGCCGGTGGCGAGGGCGAGGGCCAGGATACGGGCATAACTGAGCCAGTCCCCGAGAAAACCGGTGAGCGAGAAGAACCCGAGCGGCCCCTCGCCGATCATCACCCCGGCGATGCCGAGCCCGGCCCCGGCCCATGCAAGGGCGACGGCGGGCCCGGGGAAGGTGCCCCACCCGAAGAAGGTCAGGAGGATCACGGCGGCGCAGGGCTGGATGACGAACCAGACTCCCTCGGAGAGGACCATCTCCCGCAGGTTTCCGGTGCGCAGGTGTTCGCGGGCGGCGATTGCCAGCCCGAGGTTGAGGTGGGCGATCCCGATCGCAAGGGCGAGGAGGAGGATGGCGATCGGGTCTTTCAGCGG
Above is a window of Methanofollis tationis DNA encoding:
- a CDS encoding V-type ATP synthase subunit K; the encoded protein is MAVDAGLVLAVIGAGLAVGLAAIGSGIGVGIAGATGAGVIAVRPEKFGKAIVFQAVPQTQGMYGLLVAVLILLSTGVIGGGTEGVPLPLGLAALGAGLAAGISGLSAIGQGIAASAGIAATAERDEAMGKSLIFAVIPETQAIYGLLVAILIMAFTGLLTGSPVATEATGLAAIGCGLAVGIAGLSAIGQGIAAAAGTAAAAEHEGSFGKGLVFAVIPETQAIYGLLVAILIMAFTGMIAGDPVGDIAIGFAAIGCGFAVGLAGISAIGQGIAAAAGSAASAEHEGSFGKGLVFSVVPETQAIYGLLVAILIMAFTGMITRDLTATLAAGFASIACGFAVGFAGISAIGQGIAASAGIAATAEKEEMFGKGLVFTVIPETQAIYGLLVAILIMAFTGMITRDVTATAAAGLAAIGSGFAVGLAGLSAIGQGMTAASGIGATAQREGAMGPSLIFAVMAETFAIFGLLVAILIMFGIGLFGG
- a CDS encoding ribonuclease III domain-containing protein codes for the protein MHQTLRWHRVGVEENLAALRDGLARKAAALPGGREQALTARWLSSVEEILRQIGSVRLVVMPAVERDLGFSIENDEIFLLALFQPSTKNLFSEINAHFRDGRCALSPTALAEMARLPEAAETLAWIGDAALKIGVLPEIWSPRLADAGLLSERRKAYESNVNMARLCDRWGLYEHRVHFDPPVEKGDCDHVKGTLVEAVLGIVFLQCGLKGVARAARLLAP
- a CDS encoding eS24 family ribosomal protein; the protein is MDIEFPRYERNEACRRIDLEFVARFSGAIPSRDEVRAELALISGVDPAAIALDRLSPRAKKGEIRGKGRIYDDPAAMKAGER
- a CDS encoding V-type ATP synthase subunit A, translating into MSGRIVRITGPVIEADGMRGGRMYEVVRAGNAALIGEIIGLSEDVATIQVYEDTTGIAPGEPVERTGASLSVELGPGLLGRVYDGIQRPLQVLRDEMGDFIIRGASLPALDRTRRHEFTPQVQAGGTATPGTRIGTVPEGRFTHAVLVPPGVEGTFLRIAPPGAYTIDEGIACVRTAGGEEVTLSMLQHWPVRVARPIREKLPPTEPLITGQRVIDSFFPMAKGGAAAVPGPFGAGKTVVQHQLAKWSDADIIVYVGCGERGNELADVLRQFPALEDPRTGEPLMGRTVLIGNTSNMPVAAREASVYTGITIAEYYRDMGYDVALMADSTSRWAEAMREISGRLEEMPGEHGYPAYLASRLAEFYERAGRVRPLGPAETTGSISVIGAVSPPGGDFSEPVTQNTLRIVKVFWALDADLAHERHFPAVNWLLSYSLYLDAVREWWEEHGGPDWDRVRADLMAILQKESELEEIVHLVGPDVLPEEDKLTLLVAGIVRESFLIQYAFDPVDTYCPPQKQYLMMRLIMDYAAAGRAAVGRGVSAAEVGALPVTGMLSRLGSVPAADFPAFFGEVERRIEEEFGRGGRP
- a CDS encoding V-type ATP synthase subunit E, which produces MGVDEIIERIGADAAAEAEGIRREAEAGEEQILRDGRAASERETAEIMAEGRREAARQRRKEIAQARLSARARLRACREAGIDRAFEEAERQIAALKDSDDYPAVLRRLILEGREVVGGGPITVLCREEERGAVVVACSRIEGVTIAPLKDDGPDGGVVVLAGRSRCDQRFSSRIARMREGLTGRTAAILFREDRHDRP
- a CDS encoding V-type ATPase subunit, whose product is MTALEEIAVAVLSGANGKAMLVAGLSIAVMVAVILAASAGYFRMILNIALFAQPDARVRAIGNPMIGREGVREALEAGNLHDLFERFAALGHRMPAGTGLDGQEADRLVRVHHYEAVMRLIESVPDGVRHFFVAYAAMIGTGEAAAIVAAKGRGLSPAAIEERAVPIGALTPERVRKAAHAGSEEEAIRRMAKAPFGPTLARAHAAAAGDTAVFSALSLAAALTKMGVAARGVDISLSPPVVETAGRMVDAANLRALVRARASGTGREAAARHLIREGGFEVTGERLLHAERAGNLADLVAAVEGTRYHRYLAALPGAVQDGDAAALETALDRCILDAARGIASQYHLESGPLLRHLVALGYEARNMRAIAVGVAAGAPTEEIERVLIVEETEA
- a CDS encoding V-type ATP synthase subunit F; the protein is MRITAIGDRPMALACRAGGIARAVACADAEEAEHALTGALAEKDIGVILVLDRYLAAIPGPQIPGVYPVVIGVPGPSGPVHGEDTVARAVRRVAGRGLPGVSG
- a CDS encoding V-type ATP synthase subunit B, which codes for MTSPSREYTSVTMVAGPLMAVSGVGDAAYGEVVEIRLPDGERRLGQVLESRPDLAVVQVFGGTRDLDTEATSVRFTGEPLRMAVSPEILGRVFDGAGRPADGGGAVIPEEVREISGASINPTARAFPQDCIETGISAIDGMNTLVRGQKLPIFSGAGLPHSRLAAQIARQARVLGDAEEFAIVFGAMGITSEESRFFLEAFEETGALEHAVIFANLADDPAIERIVTPRCALTAAEYLAFSEGMHVLVILQDITAYCEALREVSAAREEVPARRGYPGYMYTDLASIFERAGRIKGKKGSITQLPIISMPDDDITHPVPDLTGYITEGQIVLSRDLHRKSVYPPIDVLPSLSRLMPGGIGKEKTREDHGAVSDQVYAAYAKGRRLESLVAVIGEEGLTPTDRLYLDFATRFEREFVGQGAAAGRTITETLDLAWGLLSRFPDDELKRIDPALIAAHARRERT
- a CDS encoding LysE family transporter, with amino-acid sequence MDGIIPALIIGFVIGLSGALAPGPTLVATIRGSLDHGWTAGPRVAAGHAAVEAVLALAIVAGLAAAADSVAVPVAVVGGLALILFGGLTVRESRTAVLDAPGEAASGSPFLAGVVTSAANPYFWLWWLSVGSGLLLEGLAAGAAVAVAFMIGHWASDFGWFGLVAAGTAGGKTVLSVRQYRLVRAACGVFLILFGASYLWRALPA
- a CDS encoding V-type ATP synthase subunit D; amino-acid sequence: MSRRIIPGTRPTRIELLKIRKRIVVAEKGHELLQEKLDAMVLEFFRLQEERERLRKAAETAFADAYRPLLRAEMTMGARDLEDALALTASIGEIAMGRRTVMGTAVPAIPLPERLRTAEEPGYPLAAPGASLDEACRRCEEAVAAALVCAEAEGAMTRLADQIVTVRRRTNALAYMLIPSLRDTAAYIEDYLEEMEREDLYRRKHTKSLRREEMKV